A genomic stretch from Vibrio algarum includes:
- a CDS encoding peptide ABC transporter substrate-binding protein, translated as MEINAKTSLSIVTSLILSLSSFVEVQAANVPEGTSLAKNQVLVRGNDAEAATLDPLKAEGMPEIHILRDLFEGLVIQDENGKVTPGVALKWDNSGNQVYRFHLRKDARWSNGDPVTANDFLFSLHRVVDPNFASPNAWYLKLTEIKNAKAIIEGKKPVDSLGVKAIDDYTLEFELEKPVPYFISMTAHTAMMPLHSKTVLASGDTWARPETMVSNGAFKLTEWVINERIELERNDKYWDNANTILNHVTYIPFENQNSALNRYKTGEVDMTSDVPAQMATKLRETHPDDYRVTPLLCTYYYAFNTQHKPFDDPKVRKAVAYSIKRDVITNGITTVGNVPAFTFAHKDVAGFKATMPDYGKWSQSEREESAKQLTKEAGYVESTPIEAKLLYNTSESHKTIAIAIASMLEKNLDAKITPENQEWKSYLSSRKSGDFDILRASWCGDYNEASTFLSLFTSDNERNYAFYKNSDYDSAISKAQMATDEQERNKYYDQAESILAEDMPIAPIYFYMQARLVRPTIGGFPMHNAEGRIYSKDLYIKSN; from the coding sequence ATGGAAATCAATGCTAAAACGTCTTTATCAATAGTGACGAGTTTAATACTGTCGCTGTCTTCATTTGTAGAAGTGCAAGCAGCAAATGTGCCAGAAGGAACCTCACTAGCAAAAAATCAAGTTTTAGTTAGGGGAAATGATGCAGAAGCGGCAACGTTGGACCCCTTAAAAGCTGAAGGTATGCCTGAAATTCATATACTACGTGATTTATTTGAAGGGTTGGTAATTCAGGATGAAAACGGCAAAGTGACACCGGGTGTTGCTTTAAAATGGGACAATAGTGGCAATCAGGTGTATCGATTTCACCTTAGAAAAGATGCGCGCTGGTCAAATGGTGACCCTGTAACTGCAAACGATTTTCTGTTTAGCTTACACCGTGTTGTTGACCCCAATTTTGCGTCGCCAAATGCGTGGTATTTAAAGTTAACCGAAATTAAGAATGCCAAAGCCATTATTGAAGGTAAGAAGCCAGTTGATTCTTTGGGTGTTAAAGCGATAGATGACTACACGTTAGAATTTGAACTAGAAAAACCAGTGCCGTATTTTATTTCGATGACGGCACATACCGCTATGATGCCATTACATTCTAAAACAGTATTAGCAAGCGGAGATACATGGGCTCGGCCTGAAACAATGGTCTCTAATGGTGCATTTAAATTGACGGAATGGGTGATTAATGAGCGTATAGAACTTGAGAGAAACGATAAATACTGGGACAACGCTAATACAATCTTGAATCACGTCACTTATATACCGTTCGAAAACCAAAATTCAGCACTAAATCGTTATAAAACAGGTGAAGTTGACATGACATCAGATGTGCCTGCGCAAATGGCAACAAAACTAAGAGAAACTCACCCAGATGATTACCGCGTAACTCCTCTATTATGTACGTACTATTATGCGTTTAATACACAACATAAACCGTTTGATGACCCTAAAGTTCGTAAAGCTGTGGCCTATTCGATTAAACGTGATGTGATCACAAATGGGATTACGACGGTAGGAAATGTACCTGCGTTTACCTTTGCGCATAAAGATGTAGCAGGGTTCAAAGCGACTATGCCTGATTACGGTAAGTGGTCTCAAAGTGAACGCGAAGAGAGTGCAAAACAACTAACCAAAGAGGCGGGCTATGTTGAATCGACGCCTATAGAAGCAAAGCTGTTGTATAACACAAGTGAAAGCCATAAGACGATAGCTATTGCGATTGCATCTATGCTTGAAAAAAACCTAGATGCAAAAATCACCCCCGAAAACCAAGAGTGGAAGTCTTATCTTAGCTCTAGGAAATCGGGTGATTTTGATATTCTTAGAGCATCTTGGTGTGGTGATTATAATGAAGCATCAACTTTTTTAAGTCTGTTTACATCAGACAATGAAAGAAATTATGCCTTTTATAAAAATAGTGATTATGACTCTGCAATTTCAAAAGCCCAAATGGCAACTGACGAGCAGGAAAGGAATAAATACTATGATCAAGCAGAATCGATACTTGCTGAAGATATGCCTATAGCGCCTATCTATTTTTATATGCAAGCAAGGCTAGTCAGGCCAACAATTGGTGGATTCCCGATGCATAACGCAGAAGGTAGAATCTATTCCAAAGATCTTTATATCAAATCCAACTAA
- the rpmI gene encoding 50S ribosomal protein L35 has product MPKMKTNRGAAKRFKKTAGGIKFKHATKRHILTKRTTKNKRQLRPNAILPKCEVAGVMRMLPYA; this is encoded by the coding sequence ATGCCAAAGATGAAAACCAATAGAGGTGCTGCTAAGCGTTTTAAGAAAACTGCTGGTGGTATTAAGTTCAAGCACGCTACAAAACGTCACATCCTGACTAAGCGTACTACTAAGAACAAGCGTCAACTACGTCCTAACGCAATACTTCCTAAATGTGAAGTAGCTGGTGTTATGCGTATGTTGCCATACGCTTAA
- the thrS gene encoding threonine--tRNA ligase: MPVITLPDGSQRQFDNPVSTMDIAASIGPGLAKATIAGRVDGNRVDACDLIENDASLEIITAKDEQDGLEIVRHSCAHLLGHAIKQLFPEAKMAIGPTIDSGFYYDIDLEHSLTQEDLDALEKRMKELAKTKYQVVKKNVSWQEARDTFESRGESYKIAILDENVAKDDRPGLYHHEEYIDMCRGPHVPHMGFCQHFTLLNVAGAYWRGNSDNKMLQRIYGTAFHDKKALKAHLTRLEEAAKRDHRKIGKHLDLFHMQQEAPGMVFWHHNGWSIFRDLEVFVRAKLDEYNYQEVKGPLMMDRVLWERSGHWDKYADAMFTTSSENREYAIKPMNCPGHVQIFNQGLKSYRDLPLRMAEFGSCHRNEPSGALHGLMRVRGFTQDDAHVFCTEEQIQEEVTECIKMVYDVYKTFGFEEIEVKLSTRPEKRVGSDEIWDRSEEALKESLENLNIKYEIQEGEGAFYGPKIEFTLHDCLDRAWQCGTVQLDFNLPGRLGATYVGENNERLVPVMIHRAILGSLERFIGILIEEYAGFFPTWLAPEQAVIMNITDKQADYVKEVVNKLQKSGIRAKADLRNEKIGFKIREHTLKRVPYLLVCGDQEMEAGEIAVRTRKGKDLGKIKVEDFISNLQVEVSTRKLNLEE, from the coding sequence ATGCCAGTAATTACACTTCCTGACGGTAGTCAACGTCAATTCGATAACCCTGTTTCAACAATGGACATCGCAGCTTCTATCGGCCCTGGTCTTGCAAAAGCAACCATAGCTGGCCGTGTTGACGGCAATCGTGTAGATGCTTGTGATCTTATCGAAAATGATGCGAGTCTTGAAATCATCACTGCGAAAGATGAACAAGATGGATTAGAAATCGTGCGTCATTCATGTGCCCACCTTCTTGGCCATGCAATTAAGCAGTTGTTCCCAGAAGCAAAAATGGCGATTGGTCCAACGATCGATAGTGGTTTTTATTATGATATTGACCTAGAGCACTCTCTTACCCAAGAAGATCTTGATGCATTAGAAAAACGCATGAAAGAGCTTGCGAAAACCAAATATCAGGTTGTTAAAAAGAACGTAAGCTGGCAAGAAGCGCGTGATACTTTTGAATCACGCGGTGAAAGCTATAAAATTGCTATCCTAGATGAGAATGTTGCTAAAGACGATCGTCCGGGACTTTATCACCATGAAGAGTATATTGACATGTGCCGTGGACCTCACGTACCACACATGGGCTTTTGTCAGCATTTTACTCTTCTAAACGTTGCCGGCGCATACTGGCGTGGTAATAGCGACAATAAAATGCTGCAACGTATCTATGGTACAGCGTTCCATGATAAGAAAGCATTGAAAGCACATCTAACTCGTTTAGAAGAAGCAGCCAAGCGCGATCACCGTAAAATCGGTAAGCACCTTGACCTTTTCCACATGCAGCAAGAAGCACCTGGTATGGTATTCTGGCATCATAATGGTTGGTCTATCTTCCGAGACTTAGAAGTATTTGTAAGAGCGAAACTTGACGAATACAACTATCAAGAAGTAAAAGGTCCACTAATGATGGACCGCGTACTTTGGGAGCGTTCTGGTCATTGGGATAAATATGCAGATGCCATGTTTACCACAAGTTCAGAAAACCGTGAGTATGCTATCAAGCCGATGAACTGCCCGGGCCACGTTCAAATCTTTAACCAAGGTTTGAAGTCTTATCGTGATTTGCCGTTAAGAATGGCTGAGTTTGGTTCTTGCCACCGTAATGAGCCTTCAGGCGCTTTACATGGCTTAATGCGAGTACGTGGCTTTACACAAGATGACGCACACGTATTCTGTACAGAAGAGCAGATTCAAGAAGAAGTAACCGAATGTATAAAAATGGTATACGACGTATACAAAACATTTGGATTCGAAGAGATTGAGGTTAAGCTATCAACACGACCTGAAAAACGTGTAGGTAGTGACGAGATTTGGGATCGCAGCGAAGAAGCGCTTAAAGAATCTTTAGAAAATCTTAATATTAAATATGAAATCCAAGAAGGTGAGGGGGCATTTTATGGCCCTAAGATTGAATTTACCTTACATGACTGTTTAGATCGTGCATGGCAATGTGGTACAGTTCAACTTGATTTCAACCTTCCTGGTCGTTTAGGAGCAACTTACGTTGGTGAAAACAACGAAAGATTGGTTCCTGTAATGATTCACCGCGCGATTTTGGGTTCTTTAGAGCGATTTATCGGAATTCTTATCGAAGAGTACGCAGGATTTTTCCCGACGTGGTTGGCACCTGAACAAGCCGTTATTATGAATATTACGGATAAACAGGCTGATTACGTTAAAGAAGTTGTAAATAAATTGCAAAAATCGGGAATTAGAGCAAAAGCGGACTTGAGAAATGAGAAGATAGGCTTTAAAATCCGCGAACATACTTTAAAGCGTGTACCGTATCTGCTTGTTTGTGGTGACCAGGAAATGGAAGCTGGCGAAATTGCAGTACGAACTCGAAAAGGTAAAGACCTCGGTAAGATCAAAGTTGAAGACTTTATAAGCAATCTTCAAGTTGAGGTTTCTACCCGTAAGCTTAATCTGGAGGAATAA
- a CDS encoding GNAT family N-acetyltransferase: MSNLKIRPACLDDLTQLNALMFELHDYHHQSMPSDIKTADEIEEQKSIALYINDPECLVYVAIEPIEDKVVGFITGHFCELVSVVSQPIQMGSVDELYVSEAYRNQSIAERLMKRLEITFEEYGVKKIFVEVWQFNQPAIKFYQKSGFGHHIHWLCKTLD; encoded by the coding sequence GTGTCCAACTTAAAAATTCGACCGGCATGTCTAGACGATTTAACCCAGCTCAATGCTTTGATGTTTGAGCTTCATGATTACCATCATCAATCTATGCCTTCGGATATAAAAACGGCTGATGAAATTGAAGAACAAAAATCCATTGCTCTTTATATTAATGACCCCGAGTGTCTGGTTTATGTTGCTATTGAACCTATAGAAGATAAAGTGGTTGGGTTTATCACTGGACATTTTTGCGAACTTGTTTCTGTCGTTAGTCAGCCTATACAGATGGGCAGTGTTGATGAGTTGTATGTTTCAGAAGCGTATCGAAACCAATCTATTGCAGAAAGGTTGATGAAGCGATTAGAGATAACTTTTGAAGAATATGGGGTTAAAAAGATATTCGTAGAGGTGTGGCAATTCAATCAACCAGCAATTAAGTTTTACCAGAAAAGTGGGTTTGGCCATCATATCCATTGGCTATGTAAAACATTAGATTGA
- a CDS encoding Cof-type HAD-IIB family hydrolase: protein MYKLVALDMDGTLLNSDKIITDRNKQAIANAREKGVTVILASGRPLAGMREKLEELQLTSDKDFVVSSNGSYVHRVSDNKEIHSQIITGKEAKHVAKLAEQLGVHMHAFSIEHGLITPKNNPYTEHEAVINGLSIKEFDFSQLDDDHQIIKAMFADAPEELDRVTPLLDKELHNEFTIVRSAHIFLEFLHLESNKGVGVAAVAKYLGINADEVISMGDAENDHHMMKYAGLGVAMGNATKETKALADHITDTHDNSGVAQVIEEFILNV from the coding sequence ATGTATAAATTGGTCGCTTTGGATATGGATGGCACGCTGCTTAACAGCGATAAAATCATTACAGATAGAAATAAACAGGCCATCGCAAATGCGAGAGAGAAAGGCGTAACGGTTATCTTAGCGTCTGGTCGCCCTCTTGCCGGGATGAGAGAAAAACTCGAAGAGTTGCAATTAACTTCAGATAAAGATTTCGTTGTGTCTTCTAACGGTTCATATGTACACCGTGTATCTGATAATAAAGAAATTCACAGCCAAATTATCACCGGTAAAGAAGCAAAACACGTCGCTAAACTAGCCGAGCAACTGGGTGTACATATGCACGCTTTTAGTATTGAGCATGGCTTAATCACCCCTAAAAATAACCCTTATACAGAACATGAAGCCGTCATTAATGGTTTGAGCATAAAAGAATTTGATTTCTCGCAGTTAGATGATGACCACCAAATTATAAAAGCCATGTTTGCCGATGCCCCAGAAGAACTTGACCGCGTGACTCCTTTATTGGACAAAGAACTTCATAATGAATTTACCATCGTTAGAAGCGCACATATCTTCTTGGAATTTCTTCACTTAGAAAGCAATAAAGGCGTAGGTGTTGCAGCCGTTGCGAAATATTTAGGTATTAACGCGGACGAAGTGATTAGTATGGGAGATGCAGAAAACGATCACCATATGATGAAGTATGCAGGACTTGGCGTAGCAATGGGTAATGCAACCAAAGAGACGAAAGCGTTAGCTGACCATATAACCGACACCCATGACAACTCGGGTGTTGCTCAAGTGATCGAAGAGTTTATTCTGAACGTTTAG
- a CDS encoding PQQ-dependent sugar dehydrogenase — protein MNRLCILLLLLSPISYAEQKFTFQRVTQGLNIPWGLAFTDNDNLIITERTGAIKHLNIASGEISLLFQIPNLNNRGQGGLLDIAVSPQDPSKLYVTYTKSTGKGLATTLAKANYQNGKLSGFKDVLVTDSATDTSRHFGSRISFDLNGHLYFSIGDRGVRENGQDNSNHSGTILRLNLDGSIPTDNPFFKETNTRNEIWSYGHRNPQGLYFDNLTKKLWSIEHGPRGGDEINEIKKGANYGWPITSHGKEYWGPVDVAEDTERPGIEPPKLVYIPSIAPSSLILYRGDHYPALNGKLLASALKLTHINIISFQPNGTLIETGRIANNLKQRIRSITTNPKGEIFFSTDDGNIYRIALKDN, from the coding sequence ATGAATCGTTTATGCATTCTCCTGCTTTTGTTGTCACCTATTAGTTACGCAGAACAAAAATTTACTTTTCAAAGAGTTACCCAAGGACTTAACATCCCTTGGGGATTAGCATTTACAGATAATGACAATCTCATCATCACTGAACGCACTGGTGCTATTAAACACCTCAATATAGCCAGCGGAGAGATTTCGTTATTATTTCAAATCCCTAACCTGAACAATAGAGGACAAGGTGGATTACTCGATATCGCAGTTTCTCCTCAAGACCCATCTAAACTTTATGTTACCTATACAAAATCAACAGGGAAAGGACTGGCAACGACCCTAGCGAAAGCTAACTATCAGAATGGCAAATTGTCGGGCTTTAAAGATGTGCTGGTAACCGATTCAGCAACAGATACTTCCCGACATTTCGGTTCAAGAATTTCTTTTGACCTTAATGGGCACCTCTATTTTTCAATTGGTGATCGCGGTGTTAGAGAAAATGGACAGGATAATAGCAATCACTCTGGCACGATATTACGCCTAAATTTAGATGGAAGCATACCTACGGATAACCCTTTCTTTAAAGAAACTAATACAAGAAATGAAATTTGGAGCTACGGCCACAGAAACCCTCAAGGTCTTTATTTTGATAATTTAACAAAGAAATTATGGTCCATAGAACACGGCCCTAGAGGTGGTGATGAGATTAATGAAATAAAGAAAGGTGCAAACTACGGTTGGCCTATTACTTCTCACGGAAAAGAGTATTGGGGCCCTGTTGACGTTGCAGAAGACACAGAAAGACCAGGTATAGAGCCACCAAAGTTAGTCTATATACCTTCTATCGCCCCTAGCAGCCTGATTCTGTATCGTGGCGATCACTATCCTGCACTTAACGGAAAATTGTTAGCAAGTGCACTTAAGCTGACACATATCAACATTATTTCATTTCAGCCAAATGGAACACTCATAGAGACAGGCCGAATTGCTAATAACTTAAAACAGCGAATTCGTAGTATCACGACGAATCCAAAAGGCGAGATATTTTTCAGTACCGACGATGGCAACATATATCGGATTGCTTTAAAAGATAACTAA
- the rplT gene encoding 50S ribosomal protein L20: MPRVKRGVQARASHKKVLKQAKGYYGARSRVYRVAFQAVTKAGQYAYRDRRNKKRQFRQLWIARINAASRQNGLSYSRFINGLKKASIEIDRKILADIAVFDKAAFAVLVEKAKAAL; encoded by the coding sequence ATGCCTCGCGTAAAACGTGGTGTACAAGCTCGTGCATCTCACAAGAAAGTTCTAAAGCAAGCTAAAGGTTACTACGGAGCACGTTCACGTGTTTATCGTGTAGCTTTCCAAGCAGTTACAAAAGCTGGTCAATATGCATACCGTGACCGTCGCAATAAAAAGCGTCAGTTCCGTCAACTATGGATCGCTCGTATTAACGCTGCTTCTCGTCAAAATGGTCTATCTTACAGCCGTTTCATTAACGGTCTTAAGAAAGCATCTATCGAGATCGATCGTAAGATCCTTGCTGATATCGCTGTATTCGACAAAGCTGCATTTGCAGTTTTAGTAGAAAAAGCGAAAGCTGCTCTTTAA
- the mpaA gene encoding murein tripeptide amidase MpaA, translated as MSLTRRRSERGTFILEPVHYGLSVYGAPLLYFPAQIEVENAGLIIAGTHGDETASIMALSCALRTLTKNQQKHHIILSINPDGNQLGTRSNANSVDLNRNFPTQNQLNEDTVYRWNSTADVRDVVIKTSNGLLEPEIDALLRLIDELNPRFTISFHEPLACIDDPDLSKLAYWLSNTFDLPVVEDIGYKTPGSYGTWCKEKQLPCVTVELPPISPDEASERYLVPLTQLLCTSTDELLR; from the coding sequence ATGTCACTGACAAGAAGGCGCTCAGAAAGAGGAACATTCATTCTCGAACCCGTTCATTATGGTTTATCTGTATACGGTGCCCCACTTCTTTATTTTCCAGCCCAAATAGAAGTTGAAAATGCAGGGCTCATTATCGCTGGCACTCATGGTGATGAAACAGCGTCAATCATGGCATTATCTTGTGCGCTTCGAACTCTGACTAAAAACCAGCAGAAGCACCATATTATTCTGTCCATTAATCCAGATGGTAATCAGTTGGGAACCCGCTCGAATGCAAATTCTGTTGATCTGAATCGTAATTTTCCCACTCAAAATCAGCTCAATGAAGATACGGTTTATCGCTGGAATAGCACTGCAGATGTTCGAGATGTCGTGATTAAAACGAGTAATGGACTATTAGAACCTGAAATCGATGCATTATTACGATTAATAGATGAGCTTAACCCTAGATTTACAATTAGCTTCCACGAACCACTTGCCTGTATTGATGATCCGGATTTATCAAAACTAGCCTACTGGTTATCGAATACTTTTGACCTACCGGTTGTGGAAGATATAGGTTATAAAACACCAGGTTCTTACGGTACATGGTGTAAAGAGAAGCAACTACCTTGTGTTACCGTTGAACTTCCACCGATATCTCCTGATGAGGCTAGTGAACGGTATTTAGTTCCGCTAACCCAACTTTTATGTACATCTACGGACGAATTACTCCGATAA
- the pheS gene encoding phenylalanine--tRNA ligase subunit alpha — protein MQHLQEIIANATSAIDTAESLVALDEVRVQFLGKKGELTAQLQSLGKLPPEERRTAGQEINKAKGAVQQAIAARKEALQRAELETKLAAETIDVTLPGRRIENGGLHPVTRTIERIESFFGELGFTVESGPEVEDDFHNFDALNIADDHPARTDHDTFFFNPKLMLRTHTSGVQIRTMEERQPPLRFIAPGRVYRNDYDQTHTPMFHQVEGMLVDENVNFAQLKGILNDFLCNFFEEDLEVRFRPSYFPFTEPSAEVDVKGKNGKWLEILGCGMVHPNVLRSVGIDPEKYSGFAFGMGVERLTMLRYGVNDLRAFFENDLRFLKQFK, from the coding sequence ATGCAACATCTACAAGAGATCATTGCTAACGCAACATCAGCTATCGATACCGCTGAATCGTTAGTTGCACTTGACGAAGTGCGTGTTCAATTTCTAGGAAAGAAGGGTGAGCTAACTGCTCAACTTCAGAGCCTAGGTAAACTTCCACCTGAAGAACGCCGTACTGCTGGTCAAGAGATCAACAAAGCGAAAGGTGCCGTTCAACAAGCTATTGCTGCTCGTAAAGAAGCGTTGCAACGAGCTGAGTTAGAAACGAAACTCGCTGCTGAGACTATCGACGTTACGCTTCCGGGTCGTCGCATTGAAAATGGTGGTTTACATCCAGTTACTCGAACTATAGAGCGCATTGAAAGCTTTTTCGGTGAGTTAGGCTTTACAGTAGAATCTGGTCCTGAAGTTGAAGATGATTTTCATAACTTTGACGCTCTAAATATCGCTGACGATCATCCAGCTCGTACAGACCACGATACCTTTTTCTTTAATCCAAAATTGATGCTTCGTACGCACACTTCAGGTGTACAGATCCGCACGATGGAAGAACGTCAACCACCGTTGCGCTTTATTGCACCTGGTCGTGTATATCGTAATGATTATGATCAAACACATACGCCAATGTTCCATCAAGTTGAAGGTATGTTAGTTGACGAAAATGTTAACTTTGCTCAACTTAAGGGTATTTTGAATGACTTTCTCTGTAATTTCTTTGAAGAGGATTTAGAGGTTCGATTCCGCCCATCGTATTTCCCATTCACAGAGCCTTCTGCAGAAGTAGATGTAAAGGGTAAAAATGGTAAATGGTTAGAGATTTTAGGTTGCGGTATGGTACACCCAAATGTGCTTCGCAGCGTTGGCATTGACCCTGAAAAATATTCAGGCTTTGCATTTGGTATGGGTGTAGAACGTTTGACAATGCTTCGTTATGGCGTCAATGACCTACGTGCGTTCTTTGAGAACGACCTTCGTTTCCTAAAACAATTCAAGTAA
- the infC gene encoding translation initiation factor IF-3, translating into MAKPNLHRLNGEIRGVREVRLTGADGEPVGIVSLADALATAEESGMDLVEISPNAEPPVCRVMDYGKFLFEKSKAAKEQKKKQKQIQIKEIKFRPGTDIGDYQVKLRNLTGFLEEGNKVKVTIRYRGREMAHPEIGVEVLNRLKADTEELAVVESFPTRIEGRQMIMVLAPKKK; encoded by the coding sequence GTGGCCAAACCAAACCTGCACCGTTTAAACGGTGAAATTCGTGGCGTACGTGAAGTACGTTTGACTGGCGCAGATGGTGAGCCAGTAGGTATCGTAAGTCTTGCTGATGCTCTAGCTACAGCAGAAGAATCTGGTATGGATCTCGTAGAGATCAGTCCAAACGCCGAGCCACCTGTCTGTCGAGTGATGGACTATGGCAAGTTCCTCTTTGAGAAGAGCAAAGCTGCTAAAGAGCAGAAGAAGAAGCAAAAGCAGATCCAGATTAAGGAAATAAAATTCCGACCTGGGACTGATATTGGAGACTATCAGGTAAAACTACGCAACCTGACTGGTTTCCTAGAAGAAGGCAACAAAGTGAAGGTAACAATTCGCTATCGTGGCCGAGAAATGGCACACCCAGAGATCGGTGTCGAAGTTCTAAATCGTTTGAAAGCGGATACAGAAGAATTAGCTGTTGTTGAATCTTTCCCAACGAGAATAGAAGGTCGACAAATGATTATGGTGTTAGCCCCTAAAAAGAAGTAA
- a CDS encoding DUF3581 domain-containing protein, with product MFLTPYFSVLNQKFQFTRRQASHFAKKVAGDFNPIHDEDNKRFCVPGDLLFAVLLKEEGISQKMRFDFSGMVSDGVALQVENKCENESAVVDEKGKEYLHMNREGEVSHDSELIEHVVKNYVQFSGKNFPHIMVPLMEQQQMMINCQRPLVIYESMEIEFSRLDIHHPEVEFSGATFDVEGKRGVVTLNFDFKEDGELVGKGVKRMVASGLRPYDDSAVDDLVKRFIECKEAFLSKFAIAA from the coding sequence ATGTTTTTAACTCCTTACTTTTCAGTGCTTAACCAGAAGTTCCAATTTACTCGACGTCAAGCAAGCCACTTTGCAAAAAAAGTAGCTGGCGATTTTAATCCTATCCATGACGAAGACAATAAGCGTTTCTGCGTACCTGGTGATCTTCTCTTCGCCGTTTTACTTAAAGAAGAAGGTATTAGTCAAAAAATGCGCTTCGACTTTTCAGGCATGGTAAGTGATGGTGTCGCTTTACAAGTAGAAAATAAGTGTGAAAATGAAAGCGCTGTCGTTGACGAAAAAGGCAAAGAATATCTTCATATGAATCGTGAAGGTGAAGTAAGCCATGATTCAGAATTAATAGAACATGTGGTTAAAAACTATGTGCAGTTTTCTGGGAAAAACTTTCCTCACATTATGGTTCCTTTGATGGAACAACAACAGATGATGATCAACTGTCAACGTCCACTGGTTATCTACGAAAGCATGGAAATAGAATTTTCTCGTTTGGATATCCACCATCCTGAAGTCGAGTTTTCTGGCGCAACTTTTGATGTTGAAGGAAAACGTGGCGTAGTAACCCTTAACTTTGATTTTAAAGAAGACGGTGAGTTAGTGGGTAAAGGTGTGAAACGCATGGTAGCAAGTGGTTTAAGACCTTATGACGATTCTGCTGTCGATGATTTAGTAAAGCGATTTATAGAATGCAAAGAAGCATTTTTATCTAAGTTTGCTATCGCCGCCTAA
- the queC gene encoding 7-cyano-7-deazaguanine synthase QueC has translation MNKAVVVFSGGQDSTTCLVKAIQEFDEVHAITFDYGQRHKLEIEVAQNLTKELGITAHKVMDVGLLNELAISSLTRDDIPVSHELQDNGLPNSFVPGRNILFLTLAGIYAYQIGAKTVITGVCETDFSGYPDCRDEFVKSINDALVKGMDRELVIQTPLMWLNKAETWALADQYEALELIINQTLTCYNGVIGDGCGDCPSCDLRKAGLEDYLENKDAVITALRSKAEMY, from the coding sequence ATGAACAAAGCCGTTGTTGTTTTTAGTGGTGGCCAAGACTCCACAACTTGTTTAGTAAAAGCGATTCAAGAATTTGATGAAGTACATGCGATTACTTTCGACTACGGTCAAAGACATAAACTAGAGATTGAAGTTGCACAGAATCTAACGAAAGAGTTAGGAATAACTGCCCATAAAGTAATGGATGTTGGTTTATTGAATGAACTCGCGATTAGCTCTCTTACAAGGGATGATATTCCTGTCTCACATGAGCTTCAAGATAACGGATTGCCTAATTCATTTGTACCTGGCAGAAATATACTCTTTTTAACGTTAGCAGGGATATATGCCTATCAAATAGGTGCAAAAACGGTCATTACTGGTGTTTGTGAGACAGACTTTTCTGGTTACCCTGATTGTCGTGATGAGTTTGTAAAATCGATTAATGACGCCTTGGTAAAGGGAATGGATAGAGAGCTTGTCATCCAAACACCTTTAATGTGGTTAAACAAAGCCGAGACGTGGGCTTTGGCCGATCAATATGAAGCACTAGAACTTATAATAAACCAGACATTAACTTGCTACAACGGTGTGATAGGGGACGGGTGTGGGGATTGCCCTTCTTGTGATCTTAGAAAAGCCGGGCTAGAGGACTACCTAGAAAACAAAGACGCCGTTATTACGGCACTGCGAAGTAAAGCAGAGATGTATTGA
- a CDS encoding GNAT family N-acetyltransferase — protein sequence MEQIFCGAINQDNEKQIRHIRNSVFTYEQGVDPDIDFDGQDAIAIHTIIFVHNAAVATGRILKDGHIGRVAVLKPYRSFGLGTKVITALQEYASKNNYPRIYLGSQLHAEPFYTKLGFKRFGQQYTEANIEHISMQKYLAD from the coding sequence ATGGAACAAATATTCTGTGGTGCTATAAACCAAGATAACGAAAAACAGATTCGTCATATAAGAAATAGTGTCTTCACTTATGAACAAGGAGTTGATCCTGACATCGATTTCGATGGCCAAGATGCGATAGCCATTCACACTATCATTTTTGTACACAACGCAGCTGTTGCAACAGGAAGAATACTTAAGGATGGTCATATAGGCCGAGTTGCCGTACTCAAGCCTTATCGGTCTTTTGGCTTAGGAACAAAGGTAATAACCGCGTTGCAAGAATATGCGTCTAAGAATAACTATCCACGAATCTATTTAGGATCTCAACTACATGCTGAACCGTTCTATACAAAATTAGGATTTAAACGGTTTGGTCAGCAATATACCGAAGCGAATATTGAGCATATTTCTATGCAAAAATATCTAGCAGACTAA